The genome window TTTCTGGCTCTTCTTTTTGAGGTGCTTGCTTGATTATTACAAAATTGTGTCGATTCACCTGAACATGAACACAATCCTTCACATTGCTATATTTTTTCATCTGTGTGAGGCGTTTCTAGGGATTTCCCCCTTTTCCTCGTATTCTAGTACCTTTTCTTTCTCTGCCTTTACCCTAACAAAGAAACCCTAGCCGTCGTGGGAGGTGTTGGAGCCCAGTTGAGGGGAACATGTCAATACCTTTATTATCCTTTCAAAACCTTCTTAAAAATTGACACAAGAAGTGGTTTTATATTGGCAACTATACTCCAAAATCACCCGAGTTCCTTGGCCATTGCCCAACCTAGTGCCTGGAGTGGATGAGTGACCCAGCCCCCAAGTACATTATGGATGAAAATGGGTACCTGAACTGTTAggacaaatctaatattttaaaatagatatgtatgaaATTCGATGCTAAtcttttcttgtgttatcaagcgCATTGTTACATACAAGAATAAATTTTGCATAAATTGTTTTGTACATTATTTGCTCTctacaacaaaaaaggtgaaaaTTTATCTGTATCCGAATTgtatatctattatttgagaacATGTATGATAAGATTTACTTTACAAAATTTTACAAGCTCAATGTTGAAAACGAGAATATGAATTTACATAGTAGATTTTATATCATATTTACTCACAATCAAGAAAAGAGACCAAAAATTGATTTCCGAATAAGTATTCGTTTTCATCCCTAAACTACATTGATGCAGTGACAAGTACTGCAAAGAGAATTGTAGATAGGAAAACCCTTGGGCTCTCTAGTGTGCATGTAGCCACTGATTGGATTCGAAGCCGAGTCCCCCATTGAAAGAGAAAACCAACTATTCTTGGGAGTACCGCGGGCTGGCTAATCCTTAGGTCTAGTGACGCAGACATCCCAGAGGCCATGGTGAAGGCATACTTGAAGCAGATCTTTCGTAACATTGGAGATTATCCTGATAGATGCTTTGTTAAAGCCTATTCTCATCATACCCCCATCCAAAGGCATGCATATAATCTCTATTGTTGGATTGCCATTTGCATTATGCAACTATATGATCCTCAGGACTCTGAgagatatcagtcgtgctcacgattaCGAGCAGCTCAAACCCTCACAAATTAGAGTTTTGAAACGGTTTTATACGATAAGATAAAAGGTTATATAATTGTTATTGTTTGATATTAAGAAATTATTGTGTTTTTCATATATCTACTATATAATGAAGCTATACATATGATTTCGATCCTGGCACATGTATAGTCGAAATCAGGTATGACAAATTTACTTGAAAACTAGCTACAAATATTTATGATACTAAATTAACATCGTTATATTAATTATAAACTATCTTCTAAAGTAAATCTATTTAAATTGTAAACATTATTTTTGTTTTCTATAAATTTAATTAATTAAAAGATATTTGGCTTTCAAACTTAGGATTTACATTTTTTAAGGATAGAGGGTGCTGCATTGAGGCATCAGAAATTTTGAATCTTAAAGCGACAGGTAATTTGTTGAATTCTTTGACTGTTGAGGCTAACTTTAGATAGGCCACCCTAAATGCTTCTCTCCTCTAAATATAGTGAAGATTCTCTCATACCCTCCAACAATGTCTCTAAAGCGTCTTTTAAATATAGATGATGTTATACCGATCtttctatatatagagtttctctctcATCTACTTTATCTATTTTAATACTTTAAATATATATTAAGAAAATCTAAAACATTTATAAAATATTTAAGGATATGACAAATACACCCATACACAAAAATTAGAGAAAATATATATTTATTATAGGTATTTATATAGAGAGGACGATGTTGGGGAATGAGATATAGAGGAAGATGAGACATAAATGAATGAATCTTTTAGATAGGAAGGCATGACTTAGCCTCCTTTGGTAGAGCTCCTTCAAAAAATCTATCAAAGGGGGGCTTTTTGATAGGTTTTTCCTAGAAAAAAAAAGCTCTTCCAAAAAAACAGCAGAAGGCAAGAGCCAAAAAAAAGTAGCTTCTATCGGTTCGTTTTCAATGTTTTTTATTCGTCGACACTACATCATAAGAGAAGCTACAGAAAAAGCTATATTTTCAACCAAACAAGATACTCTTTCTAGTGCTCTTCTTAATAAGCAATAACTATTTTCTTAGAGAACCGAAGTTAAGGCTGAAGCCAGCAAAGAAAGAGCTCTACCAAACCTTACAATTTCTGACGTAGTAGCAACCCTGACATGCCAGAAACCATCGCTAGCATAACCAAATCTTTTTTCCTCCTAAAGACTGGTTTGTATTAGAGTGGATTGATAAGAATCCTTTGCTATTCAATTTCCTTCTAAGAATCCTTTGCTATTCAATTTCCTTCTCAATCTTCTGTCATCAAACTAGCCTTTTTTTCTGTCaccaaacaagccctaaaagCTAGTACAATAATTTATTTTTTTTTCTTAAAAGTTAGTACAGTGATTTAAGAAAAATAAATTTCAGACTATGGGAGAGCTAAAACAAGGCCGTGAACACGACCAGTAGAAAACGGACAAACAAATTCAGCGTGGACACAAACGCAACAGCTAAAATAAGGCCGCgtgcatccatccatccatccgacCGTCTATTTACACATCTCAGTCTCAAACACTCAACTCACAAGAGGCCCCTCCGGCGTACGACCGGCCGGGTCAGTCCCACACAATAGCAGACTTCTTCGGCGTCACCATGTCGCTGTGCGGCGCCGGTCCTCCCCTCGAGAGCGGCCTGGCAGCGGGCACCATCGGCGCCAGGTAGTTGCCTACCCGGACGTACCCGCGCGCGTCGTACCGCCCACCGTGGTGCGGCACGGGCACAGGCACGGGCACGGGCACGGGCGCCGTCGGGTACTGGTGCTGGTAGTGGTGGAAATTGTTCTGCAACAGCATGGGCCCCGCGCCGGCGTGCCTTGGTGAGCCGCTCACGTAGCCCGATATGCTGCCGTCCACGCCGTGCTGATGCAAGCGCCGCGCCGCCGCGTCCAGGGTGCTGAGGTTCGGCGAGCTCCGGACGCGCTGCATCCCGAACCCAACGCCCAACGCGTTGGCGCGCGGGGAGTTGCCCGCCGAGACGGCGCCGTGCGGCTGGGCGGAGAACGGCGGGCTCCCGTCGGGCGAGGCTGGTACGGTGGCCACGTAGCGCTCCGGCTGGAATTGGCGGTGCTGCTGATGGTGGTGGTGATGCGGGTGGAGGCGCGACAGACCAGCGTAGCGGGTAGACGAGGGCACGGTGGGTGCGGCGGCCGACGGGTGGGGCGCGGTGGCCTGCGGCGTGAAGACGTAGACGCGGAAGCGCGGGGACGTGGTCGGCGAGCGCTTCGCCTCGAGGCGGTCGTACTCGTCCAGCATGTGGACCAGGTCCTCGTCGCAGGTGACGGAGACGAGCACGTCGAGTTCCTCGGCGAGGGAGAGCAGCTGGTACTTGATGGCCGCGACCTCCGTCTTGAACATGTCCTCCACCTTCTTCTTCAACTCTGCACAGGGCAACGACAGACATCTCGGCCTGCTGAGAGCCAAACGGCGGCAGGTCACGCAGCGCGGCACAGCGCATGGAGAAAGCGAACAACACCCACCGCGGAAGCAGATGGAGCGAGGCACGGCGAGGACGCGGGTCTCCCCGCCGACGTACTTGAGCACGCCGTCGTGCGGGCGGGGCACGATGCGGCCGCCGAAGCTGCAGAGGATCTTGATGCGGCCTCCCCCACCAGCTCCGCCCGCGCCGCCGCAGATGCAGGTCGGCGAAAGATGCACGTCCTCATCTGTGGTCGTGCCCTCGGACTCCGTCGTCGTCACCATTGGCGGCGCACCCATCGCGTCTTCTATCTCGGCCATGGGGTGCCTTCACTTGAATCCCAGCAGAAGCAGAGCACGCGAAGGAATATCCCGTAAATATCAGACCTGCGCAGGAACCGCAACACGCTTTAATATCAACTTGCACAGATGCCCCTCCAGAGTCGAGGCGAATCCATATTGGTATTTGGAGCACACAACAACAACATGAAGATCCAGTTTTTTTTTTACTTTAACTGCAGTATGAGCCCATATCTTGGGGAGAAAAAATTGCAAATACTGAAATGCGAGATGAACTCACACCAGAACGGTCAAAGAAGTAGCGTTTCCCTAGGGTTACGAAAAGACGATCCCGAAAGCAACAACAGCTTCCAGCATCAAGCCAGGCGTGTGGACATGAAAGCGCCCCCCACGAATACGACAGAGACGGTGTCATGTCTGGCTGAGCGATTAATCACGCTCAAACTAATGAGCGACAGCAGATGAGATGCCAGCCTTGCAAGTTATGGGTTTCCAGGCCAGCATTATCCTTCCGACGGCTACCAGAATAAACCAGCAAAAGAAAAGGCGTGCATTTTCTTTGGAGCAGCAAGGAATCAGTACGCGGCAGCCAACCTGTTCAGAAACCGCCTGGGCTGGCTGACGACGACCTAACAGATTCCAAAACACTAGATCGGAACTTGCAGAAGAGAACAACCATCCAGATGAGCAAAAAAAACAAAGAAACGCGTAGGCAGATCGGGGAGGAAGACACCGGTCCAATCGGCAGTGAGAAGAGGCTCACCAGAGATAACGGAACGAAGCGGGAGTGGAGTACTAATCCAACcaaccggcggcggcggcggtacgGGCGACGGACGAACAGCCGCCGAGCGACCCAGATCGAGCCGGACAAAGGAACAACAACAAGGGGGCGGAAGCAAGCGAAGGGCGACCCCCGAGAAACTTAGTAGAACTAAGTTATTATTCGTCCGGGTCCGGGACAGAGGCCGATGAATCTTCCATTCGGGAGTGGCTGATCAATCTTCGCCTCTCCTCACCGGCGGGCGTGGCCGGATTTAGGGAGGACGGACGGACGGACGCGCAGGTCGGGGGCTCCTAGATTCGAGGACCAGCCGCTAGCCTATTCTTGGGGCGGGGGGGGATGGGATGGGGTGGGGCGATTGCCGATTTCTTCCTCCCTCCGCGCCCGCGGAGGACTTGGAACTGGAACTCAcacggcggctgcggcctcgccCGCGAGGCGAGCCGGTTGTGAAATGAAATAGGTGCCCCGATGCCGGGCCGTCCGGACGGGTGACGCGAATATTCGCGTAACACTTGGGGGGGTTCGTTTGCGTCTTGCGTGCCGTGGTCGGTTAGTGGGTAGCGCGACGGCTCTGACGCGCCGGGCGGGGCGGTTCTCGCCGACGCCGAGGAGGTGCGGTGCGAACGCGTACCCGCTTGGGTGGTGTCTGTGTGTCACGTATACAGAGTTCTGTTGGGCACCCACAATGCAGCCACGGCGTACATAAATTGGCGTGTGTACATATTTATAAAGCTACTGATATTTCTGCCCGAGATCGTGTCTACTGTCTAGTGTCTAGTAAACCtgatgggtaaaaaccctattaggACACGGGTATGATGGATTTTGATTGGGTCATTTGTTATGTCCATCGGGTACGGTGGGCGTGGGTATGTTCTCTGTTGCCCCATACCCGCTACCCGATGGGGAACCCGCTAATATATGACACGTGGGTCCGGATTTATCCGTCTGATTGGTTGTTGTACACTGGTAGGCTGGCTCGTATCCGAGGGGTCAGGCTCCTTGTGCACAGGCTTGGTATGTACATATGCTTTTGTTTGGTTGGTTGTATTATTACATTCAGGACAAATATAACCTGTGTTTGGTTATCTACACCAAAACGTGTATTAGAGAAGAGTGAATAAATAAATCTTTAAATATTATATAGCATGTGTGGTTTAGTTTTGTCAAAAAAATCCAGGAACATGAATATAAAATCGGTTCGATGATTAACTTTTTTATTTAAAAGATATGATGCAAGAACAAATATAAATGTGTTCTCGTTTTGCGTGCAACTACATGCAACAGCATGCCACCGGACTGCACGCCGGCGTACGCGCGCTGGGAGCATCTCCCGCGGGCCTGGCTCACCATCTATTTTTGCATCCGTTCAACCAGTACGCTGAGAGAAGTAAACCAAACAATATGCACTTTGAGACTCCGCGGGTGCAGCTGCAACCTTCCGCACATCAACCAAACAGGCAGTATATGTCTCATATAAAATGAATTTGCTCTCGCTATTTGCTAACCCTAATACCCTAACGCGACCACCAGGGGTCCAGTCGTCCAGGGCACCACGCACGGAGGCACCAGGCGTCTAGGCACCAGGCCAGCCGCCAGCCCGCCAGACGGAGTGACGGACCATCCAGAATTCTAGATTCCAGGCGTCCAAGGCTCCAAGCCATCCTCCGGTCCTCCCATCCACCACCGGTCCACCGCCACTCCGCCAGCCGACCACTAGGTCACCAGGCCGCACCGCTGCAGCTCGCAATCGGCGGTCGGAGGTCGGCCAGTCGCCCTCGCCCAGGTCTCCACTCTCCCGCACCCAGTGACCCAGGTCTCCCGTCTCCCAGGTATGCTGTCGCTGCTGATGTCTTCGTCGGTATCGGCTACGTCGAGCCCACAGTCCATAGAGAACGGTGACCATGACCCAAGCTCTAGGCCAGCAGCCTCGTCCCCTCCTCTGCAGATTCAGGCAGGGGACTTATCATCCTCTCCGGAGACGACCAGCTCAGACAACGCAAGGTGAGCTGTGAGCACTGAGCACAATCTGTTCGTTTGATTTTTGGTATATTTGATTCAATATATGGTTGTTCTTGTTGTGTTTGTTATCTGTGCGATTGTACTGAACACCGATTGTGAGTAAACTTTCATTGAACTAACATCGTGACGGCGACCTCGCGAAGGGGCGCCGCTGCTGCTACCGTTGTCACGGCCGGCGCCACTACTAAAGATAATCTAATGGGTAAAACAGTGGCCTCGCCATTCAAGAAGAGTCGTCGCGTCACCGCCAATCGAAGTCGCCTCGCTGTTGAAGGACCACCAGCTACGCCCGCTAAAGATTCTTCCACCATCTCCAGCGTAGAGTTGTTGAAATCAACGGGGTTCGATGCACGCAAACCCCTCTTTTTTTACTTGAATGTGTTCTTTATTTATCAGGATTCCATGTAATATTTTTTTATCACATCTCAATGTATAATTGTATGCTAGAATTTAATCCGTTGCTAATTTTAGATTCATTTGATGTTAGTTTCAGATTATGTTTGTTAATATGGTAGTAGTACTTCCAATTATATTTTGTAGCTATGCATTCACTAATTTCTACATCTGTAGCTATCCATTCCAATTAGCACAGTTGCCTCAGAGTCCGCTTTTAGCACAAGTGGTTGTGTTCTTAGCGAGCACCGCAGCCGACTTACTCCAGAGATCTTGGAGGCGCTTATGTGCTCACAAGATTGGATGCGACGCAAGTATCTAGGTATAATTGCTTTGCACAATTCATACTTGTTCTTTCTTTTCCAAAAATTATGCTACGTACATATAATGATATAATTACACTTTTGTTTCATAGATGCATCTAATGCTGACCAACCTGAAACATTTTGGACTTGCCTTCAAGAGATGTAGGAAGGGATGCAGGTGATATTTTTGAGCTGTCACACATGTGTATACTCTACATGTTTAAATAGACAAATACTAATAGTTCTTTTACTGCTTTGTAGAAGCTTTTACTCTGAGCAACAAGACTGGAATTGGAAGAGAAGGGTGCCCTTAAGCTCCAACAGCTTAGAAGTCTTATATATTCAAATATTAAGTATTGTGTATTGAACAATTAGATTTGAAGGCATGATTTTGTCCACAGTTTTGTAGAATCAATGCTATGTTTTGTGTGATTTGAAGGCATGATATTGCCATTTAATGTTGAATATTGTTGAACATGTGATAAAATTATGTTGGGTTCGATACATTTGTTATGTTGGTACTTAATTTTGCGATTCAAATGCTCATGTCTATCGTAATGTTAATGGGTATGGGTACccgatgggtacccgctacccatggtgggtatgggtatggcgtaattttgtacccatgatgggtagtgggtatgggtatgggtcaattttttcctagtgggtatgggtatggcttcGTGTGCCCACTGGGTACCTTACCCACTGCCATCCCTAGTCCTGTGGATGAGGGCACCCATGTTTCATCAGAGGTTAGAACAAGTTTATTAATATAGCTGATAACGGAGTTTATAATATTAATATAACATATACAACTAACTGAAAGCTTAGTTATATAATAGGCCTATCATAATACAAGCTACACATTTAATATTTGGTCTACCACTTTCTCTTATAAGTTGTCTTAGAATTTGTAAACAAAATATTTTAGTTGTCTACTGGTGAGCAGCCTGTTTCCTTTCTCACTCTATTTCTCTTTCTTCCACATCACCATAAATTTGTCATAGCATCTCTAACAACATGTCCACATCACCTTATTATACTTATTCTTACAGGGCTTAATGGGTGACAACTTTTGACCTTAGAGTGTGTTCAACCATGCCGCATGGGCGC of Zea mays cultivar B73 chromosome 8, Zm-B73-REFERENCE-NAM-5.0, whole genome shotgun sequence contains these proteins:
- the LOC100284710 gene encoding uncharacterized protein isoform X1, with amino-acid sequence MAEIEDAMGAPPMVTTTESEGTTTDEDVHLSPTCICGGAGGAGGGGRIKILCSFGGRIVPRPHDGVLKYVGGETRVLAVPRSICFRGGCCSLSPCAVPRCVTCRRLALSRPRCLSLPCAELKKKVEDMFKTEVAAIKYQLLSLAEELDVLVSVTCDEDLVHMLDEYDRLEAKRSPTTSPRFRVYVFTPQATAPHPSAAAPTVPSSTRYAGLSRLHPHHHHHQQHRQFQPERYVATVPASPDGSPPFSAQPHGAVSAGNSPRANALGVGFGMQRVRSSPNLSTLDAAARRLHQHGVDGSISGYVSGSPRHAGAGPMLLQNNFHHYQHQYPTAPVPVPVPVPVPHHGGRYDARGYVRVGNYLAPMVPAARPLSRGGPAPHSDMVTPKKSAIVWD
- the LOC100284710 gene encoding uncharacterized protein LOC100284710 — its product is MAEIEDAMGAPPMVTTTESEGTTTDEDVHLSPTCICGGAGGAGGGGRIKILCSFGGRIVPRPHDGVLKYVGGETRVLAVPRSICFRELKKKVEDMFKTEVAAIKYQLLSLAEELDVLVSVTCDEDLVHMLDEYDRLEAKRSPTTSPRFRVYVFTPQATAPHPSAAAPTVPSSTRYAGLSRLHPHHHHHQQHRQFQPERYVATVPASPDGSPPFSAQPHGAVSAGNSPRANALGVGFGMQRVRSSPNLSTLDAAARRLHQHGVDGSISGYVSGSPRHAGAGPMLLQNNFHHYQHQYPTAPVPVPVPVPVPHHGGRYDARGYVRVGNYLAPMVPAARPLSRGGPAPHSDMVTPKKSAIVWD